Proteins co-encoded in one Sulfurovum riftiae genomic window:
- the secG gene encoding preprotein translocase subunit SecG produces the protein MTSTLLIVQIVLAIAITIAVLLQKSSSIGLGAYSGSNESVFGAKGPTGFLAKLTFSLAFLFIVNTLALGYLYTAQNSASVVDKITPKNNAVVPAAPSSAPASTPAPAAPAAPEAPAK, from the coding sequence ATGACATCAACACTTTTAATCGTGCAAATCGTATTGGCGATCGCAATAACCATCGCTGTACTTCTACAGAAAAGTTCAAGTATCGGCCTGGGGGCATACAGCGGGAGTAACGAGTCTGTATTCGGCGCAAAAGGACCTACCGGTTTCCTTGCGAAACTTACTTTCTCACTTGCATTTCTTTTCATCGTCAATACATTGGCACTCGGGTATCTCTATACAGCACAGAACAGTGCTTCTGTTGTAGACAAGATCACACCAAAGAACAATGCCGTGGTTCCGGCAGCTCCGTCTTCCGCCCCGGCTAGCACACCGGCTCCGGCTGCACCAGCCGCACCTGAAGCACCGGCAAAATAA
- a CDS encoding methyltransferase: MANKIEKASSAIKEFSRFAKAYDQYNIIQSEVAKTLVSQLPLKSYRTIIDIGAGSGKVYENLLEHDISFERFIALDSSLEMLEIHPEDSCIEKVCADFNREQTFQSLKATEETLLLSSSALQWSRDLHFTFAQLSELSDQAYFAIFTSNTFKALHHCAGVNSPIYSTEVLKKAIDTYYDASYELRQYKLHFDSVHEMFRYIKKSGVSGGEKRLGYKETKALMKHYPLNYLEFEVLFVEAKTV; this comes from the coding sequence GTGGCAAATAAAATAGAAAAAGCATCAAGTGCGATCAAAGAGTTCTCACGTTTTGCCAAGGCGTATGACCAGTACAACATCATACAGTCAGAAGTGGCAAAAACCCTTGTTTCACAGCTTCCTTTGAAATCCTATCGGACGATCATCGATATCGGTGCGGGAAGTGGAAAGGTATATGAGAACCTGCTTGAGCATGATATTTCATTTGAGCGTTTCATTGCTCTGGACTCCTCGCTGGAAATGCTGGAGATCCATCCTGAAGACAGCTGTATTGAAAAAGTCTGTGCAGATTTCAACAGGGAACAGACATTTCAGTCTCTGAAAGCCACAGAAGAGACACTGCTTCTCTCTTCATCCGCACTGCAGTGGAGCAGAGACCTGCATTTCACTTTTGCGCAGCTCTCGGAACTCTCCGATCAGGCCTATTTCGCCATCTTCACATCCAATACCTTTAAAGCTCTGCATCACTGTGCAGGGGTCAACTCTCCCATATACAGTACAGAGGTTTTGAAAAAAGCTATCGATACCTATTATGATGCTTCCTATGAACTTCGGCAATACAAACTGCATTTTGATTCCGTGCATGAAATGTTCCGTTATATCAAAAAGAGTGGTGTCAGTGGTGGTGAAAAGAGGTTGGGGTACAAAGAGACAAAAGCATTAATGAAACACTATCCGCTCAATTATCTGGAATTCGAAGTATTATTTGTAGAAGCAAAAACAGTGTAG